The following are encoded in a window of Streptomyces sp. SAT1 genomic DNA:
- a CDS encoding hemolysin, producing the protein MAGVARRRLDAELVRRKLARSREHAGQLIAAGRVTVGKTVATKSATQVETAAAIVVTADDSDPDYVSRGGHKLAGALAAFVPRGLVVEGRRALDAGASTGGFTDVLLRAGAAHVVAVDVGYGQLAWSLRQDERVTVKDRTNVRELTPEALDGEPVGLVVGDLSFIPLGLVLPALTRCVTPDADLVMMVKPQFEVGKERLGSGGVVRSPQLRAEAVRGVAGKAWELGLGVRGVTASPLPGPSGNVEYFLWLRAGAPALDPADVDRAVAEGPR; encoded by the coding sequence GTGGCAGGAGTCGCACGCCGCCGTCTCGACGCGGAACTGGTCCGCCGCAAGCTCGCGCGCTCGCGCGAGCACGCCGGCCAGTTGATCGCCGCGGGCCGGGTCACCGTCGGCAAGACCGTCGCGACCAAGTCCGCCACACAGGTGGAGACCGCCGCCGCGATCGTGGTCACCGCCGACGACAGCGACCCCGACTACGTCTCCCGGGGCGGCCACAAGCTGGCCGGCGCGCTGGCGGCGTTCGTCCCGCGAGGGCTCGTCGTCGAGGGCCGGCGGGCGCTGGACGCCGGCGCGTCCACCGGGGGCTTCACCGATGTGCTGCTGCGGGCGGGCGCCGCGCACGTCGTCGCCGTCGACGTCGGCTACGGGCAGCTCGCCTGGTCGCTCCGGCAGGACGAGCGGGTCACCGTCAAGGACCGTACGAACGTACGGGAACTGACCCCGGAGGCGCTCGACGGGGAGCCCGTGGGCCTCGTCGTGGGCGATCTGTCCTTCATCCCGCTCGGCCTGGTGCTGCCCGCCCTGACGCGGTGCGTGACGCCGGACGCCGATCTGGTGATGATGGTCAAGCCGCAGTTCGAGGTGGGGAAGGAGCGGCTGGGCAGTGGGGGTGTCGTACGGAGTCCGCAGCTGCGGGCGGAGGCCGTGCGCGGCGTGGCCGGGAAGGCGTGGGAGCTGGGACTCGGGGTGCGGGGCGTCACCGCGAGCCCGCTGCCGGGCCCGTCCGGGAACGTCGAGTACTTTCTGTGGCTGCGTGCCGGGGCGCCCGCCCTGGACCCGGCCGACGTTGACCGTGCAGTGGCGGAGGGGCCGCGTTGA
- a CDS encoding ABC transporter ATP-binding protein, whose product MSNPSTTVNDPRSTVSRLSADNVTLAYDQRVIAEELSVEIPDNSFTVIVGPNACGKSTLLRALSRMLKPSHGRVLLDGQVIQSMPAKQVARTLGLLPQSSIAPDGITVGDLVGRGRYPHQGILRQWSAEDERVVQESMEQTGVTALAERYVDELSGGQRQRVWIAMALAQQTPLLLLDEPTTYLDIQHQIDVLDLCADLHEEQGRTLVAVLHDLNHAARYATHLIALREGEVIAQGAPKEIVTAELVEKVFGLRCQVIDDPETGTPLVVPAARAARARHASVAPGAEVTAAS is encoded by the coding sequence ATGAGCAACCCGAGTACCACCGTGAACGACCCGAGGAGCACCGTGAGCCGCCTGTCCGCCGACAACGTCACCCTGGCCTACGACCAGCGCGTCATCGCCGAGGAGCTGTCGGTCGAGATCCCCGACAACTCCTTCACGGTGATCGTCGGCCCGAACGCCTGCGGCAAGTCCACGCTGCTGCGGGCCCTGTCGCGGATGCTCAAGCCCAGCCACGGCCGGGTGCTGCTGGACGGCCAGGTCATCCAGTCGATGCCCGCCAAGCAGGTCGCCCGGACGCTCGGGCTGCTGCCCCAGTCGTCGATCGCGCCCGACGGCATCACCGTCGGCGACCTGGTGGGCCGCGGCCGCTACCCGCACCAGGGCATCCTGCGGCAGTGGTCGGCCGAGGACGAGCGGGTCGTCCAGGAGTCCATGGAGCAGACCGGGGTCACCGCGCTCGCCGAACGGTACGTGGACGAGCTGTCGGGCGGTCAGCGCCAGCGGGTGTGGATCGCCATGGCCCTCGCCCAGCAGACGCCGCTGCTGCTGCTGGACGAGCCGACGACGTATCTGGACATCCAGCACCAGATCGACGTCCTGGACCTCTGCGCCGACCTGCACGAGGAGCAGGGGCGCACCCTCGTCGCCGTGCTGCACGACCTCAACCACGCGGCCCGCTACGCCACCCACCTCATCGCGCTGCGCGAGGGCGAGGTCATCGCCCAGGGCGCGCCGAAGGAGATCGTCACCGCCGAGCTGGTGGAGAAGGTCTTCGGGCTGCGCTGCCAGGTCATCGACGACCCGGAGACGGGCACCCCGCTGGTGGTGCCGGCGGCCCGCGCGGCCCGCGCGCGTCACGCCTCCGTGGCGCCGGGGGCCGAGGTCACAGCAGCTTCCTGA
- a CDS encoding FecCD family ABC transporter permease: MRLDVRAFTVVVLLTLAALAAGVVLIGTGDFPIDASDVLKTLAGQGDAGQEFIIRELRLPRVLVGLLVGACLGLGGALFQSVARNPLGSPDVLGLSQGSTAGALVVIVLLSGNAAAVTLGALAGGLATGLAIYLLAWKQGVHGYRLVLVGIGVNAVATAVNGYLLTKADFVDAARAVNWLAGSLNGRDWDQVWPLLALCAVLLPLVLGNARGLRMLEMGDDVSYALGVRVERVRLLLMGSAVLLTAAATAAAGPVAFVALTAPQLARRLTRSPGPNLVPSLCMGAALLVTADWAAQRAFGADQLPVGVVTGVLGGVYLLWLLVTERRKGRI, from the coding sequence CTGCGCCTGGACGTACGGGCGTTCACCGTCGTCGTCCTGCTGACGCTCGCCGCGCTCGCCGCGGGCGTGGTGCTCATCGGCACCGGAGACTTCCCGATCGACGCCTCCGACGTACTGAAGACGCTGGCCGGACAGGGCGACGCGGGCCAGGAGTTCATCATCCGCGAACTGCGGCTGCCCCGGGTCCTGGTCGGCCTGCTGGTCGGCGCCTGCCTGGGCCTGGGCGGTGCGCTCTTCCAGTCGGTCGCCCGCAACCCGCTCGGCAGCCCCGACGTGCTCGGCCTCTCCCAGGGCTCGACCGCCGGCGCCCTGGTGGTGATCGTGCTGCTGTCCGGCAACGCCGCCGCGGTCACCCTCGGCGCGCTGGCGGGCGGCCTGGCGACCGGGCTCGCGATCTATCTGCTGGCCTGGAAGCAGGGCGTCCACGGCTACCGGCTCGTCCTGGTCGGCATCGGCGTCAACGCGGTCGCCACCGCGGTCAACGGCTATCTCCTCACCAAGGCGGACTTCGTCGACGCGGCCCGCGCGGTGAACTGGCTGGCCGGCTCGCTCAACGGCCGCGACTGGGACCAGGTCTGGCCGCTGCTCGCGCTGTGCGCCGTACTGCTCCCGCTCGTCCTCGGCAACGCGCGCGGGCTGCGCATGCTGGAGATGGGCGACGACGTCTCCTACGCCCTGGGCGTGCGCGTCGAGCGGGTGCGGCTGCTGCTGATGGGCTCCGCCGTCCTGCTCACCGCCGCCGCGACCGCCGCCGCCGGACCGGTCGCCTTCGTGGCGCTGACCGCGCCGCAGCTCGCCCGCCGCCTGACCCGCTCGCCCGGCCCGAACCTGGTCCCGTCGCTGTGCATGGGCGCCGCCCTGCTGGTCACCGCCGACTGGGCCGCGCAGCGCGCCTTCGGCGCCGACCAGTTGCCCGTGGGCGTGGTCACCGGCGTGCTCGGCGGGGTCTACCTGCTGTGGCTGCTGGTCACCGAGCGCCGGAAGGGCCGGATATGA
- a CDS encoding HAD-IIA family hydrolase produces the protein MSQGVRTGPEGSARALSEAYDTALLDLDGVVYAGGEAIAHAVDSLAAARAGGMHLAYVTNNALRTPDAVAAHLTDLGIRAEASDVVTSAQAVARLIAEQLPQRARVLVIGGEGLRVALRERGLEPVDSADDDPAAVAQGYGGPEMPWGRFAEAAYAVARGVPWFASNTDLTIPSARGIAPGNGAAVEVVRIATGAEPQVAGKPLPPMHRETVLRTGARRPLVVGDRLDTDIEGAFNGGVDSLLVLTGVTDGARLLAAPPEHRPTYVDADLRGLLTGQPEVTRTGEGFRCGGWTAAAGADRLELAGEGEPLDGLRALCAAAWTAGGARACALESEKALARLGL, from the coding sequence ATGAGTCAGGGCGTCAGGACCGGTCCCGAGGGCAGTGCGCGGGCGCTGAGCGAGGCGTACGACACGGCGCTGCTCGACCTGGACGGGGTGGTGTACGCGGGAGGTGAGGCCATCGCGCACGCCGTGGACTCGCTCGCCGCCGCCCGTGCGGGCGGCATGCACCTGGCGTACGTCACCAACAACGCCCTGCGCACCCCGGACGCGGTGGCCGCGCACCTGACCGACCTGGGGATACGGGCCGAGGCGTCGGACGTCGTCACCTCGGCGCAGGCGGTGGCCCGGCTGATCGCCGAACAGCTGCCGCAGCGGGCGCGGGTGCTGGTCATCGGTGGTGAGGGGCTGCGGGTGGCGCTGCGCGAACGCGGCCTGGAGCCGGTGGATTCGGCCGACGACGACCCGGCGGCCGTGGCCCAGGGATACGGCGGCCCGGAGATGCCGTGGGGGCGGTTCGCGGAGGCGGCCTACGCCGTCGCGCGCGGGGTGCCGTGGTTCGCCTCCAACACGGACCTGACGATCCCGAGCGCGCGCGGCATCGCCCCGGGCAACGGCGCGGCGGTGGAGGTGGTCCGGATCGCCACGGGTGCGGAGCCGCAGGTGGCGGGCAAGCCGCTGCCGCCCATGCACCGCGAGACGGTGCTGCGCACCGGGGCGCGGCGCCCGCTGGTGGTCGGTGACCGGCTGGACACGGACATCGAGGGCGCGTTCAACGGCGGGGTGGACTCGCTGCTGGTGCTGACCGGGGTGACCGACGGGGCGCGGCTGCTGGCCGCCCCGCCCGAGCACCGGCCGACGTACGTCGACGCCGATCTGCGCGGGCTGCTCACCGGGCAGCCGGAAGTCACCCGGACGGGTGAGGGTTTCCGGTGCGGCGGGTGGACGGCGGCGGCGGGCGCAGACCGGCTGGAGCTGGCCGGTGAGGGTGAACCGCTGGACGGGCTGCGGGCGTTGTGCGCGGCGGCGTGGACGGCGGGCGGCGCGCGGGCGTGTGCGCTGGAGAGCGAGAAGGCGCTGGCCCGCCTGGGGCTGTGA
- a CDS encoding DUF1015 domain-containing protein, translated as MNTAGHSPATPRRGLDLTPFRGLRYDPDRVGSLAAVTSPPYDVVVRPDGLHHLQSADPHNIVRLILPQAGTPDARNEQAADTLRRWLAEGVLTTDPEPGLYVYEQRDGDGLLQRGLIGALRVSDPAEGVVLPHEDVMPHVVADRAALMRATSANLEPLLLTYRGNGSTAATTVIIERTAERPPLLSTTTEDGFGHRLWALTDPADLAGIREDLATHQALIADGHHRWATYRRLRAEHPSPSAWDYGLVLLVDTARYPLRVRAIHRLLHGLPVADALTALGGHFRVRRLDGTPLAKALEVLADAACAGNAFLLAGDGAFHLVDRPDPGLLDRTVPADRPAAWRRLDATVLHATLLEHVWDIPEDDPARIAYIHDTAATVAKAERDGGTAVLLHPVREDVVRELARQGVTMPRKSTSFGPKPASGLVLRALEL; from the coding sequence ATGAACACAGCAGGTCACTCGCCGGCAACACCGCGCCGCGGCCTCGACCTCACTCCGTTCCGGGGCCTCCGCTACGACCCCGACCGGGTCGGCAGTCTGGCCGCCGTGACGTCACCCCCCTACGACGTCGTCGTACGCCCCGACGGACTGCACCACCTCCAGTCCGCCGACCCCCACAACATCGTCCGGCTGATCCTGCCCCAGGCCGGCACGCCCGACGCCCGCAACGAACAGGCCGCCGACACCCTGCGCCGCTGGCTCGCCGAGGGCGTCCTGACCACCGACCCGGAACCCGGCCTGTACGTCTACGAGCAGCGCGACGGCGACGGCCTGCTGCAACGCGGCCTGATCGGCGCGCTGCGCGTCTCGGACCCGGCGGAGGGCGTGGTGCTGCCGCACGAGGACGTGATGCCCCACGTCGTCGCCGACCGCGCCGCTCTGATGCGCGCGACCAGCGCCAACCTGGAACCGCTGCTGCTGACCTACCGCGGCAACGGCTCCACCGCCGCGACGACCGTGATCATCGAACGCACCGCCGAACGGCCCCCGCTGCTCTCCACCACCACCGAGGACGGCTTCGGCCACCGCCTGTGGGCCCTCACCGACCCCGCCGACCTGGCCGGGATCCGGGAGGACCTGGCCACGCACCAGGCCCTGATCGCCGACGGCCACCACCGCTGGGCGACCTACCGGCGCCTGCGCGCGGAGCACCCCTCGCCCAGCGCCTGGGACTACGGACTCGTCCTGCTGGTCGACACCGCCCGCTACCCGCTCCGGGTCCGCGCCATCCACCGCCTGCTGCACGGACTGCCGGTCGCCGACGCGCTGACGGCGCTCGGCGGCCACTTCCGGGTGCGGCGCCTGGACGGGACGCCCCTGGCCAAGGCGCTGGAGGTGCTGGCGGACGCCGCCTGCGCGGGCAACGCCTTCCTCCTCGCGGGCGACGGCGCCTTCCACCTGGTGGACCGCCCCGACCCCGGTCTCCTGGACCGTACGGTCCCCGCCGACCGTCCGGCGGCCTGGCGCAGGCTCGACGCGACCGTCCTGCACGCCACGCTCCTGGAGCACGTCTGGGACATCCCCGAGGACGATCCCGCCCGTATCGCCTACATCCACGACACCGCCGCCACCGTGGCGAAGGCCGAACGCGACGGCGGGACGGCCGTCCTGCTGCACCCGGTCCGCGAGGACGTGGTGCGCGAGCTGGCCCGGCAGGGCGTCACGATGCCCCGCAAGTCGACGTCGTTCGGCCCGAAACCGGCGTCTGGGCTGGTGCTGCGGGCACTGGAGCTGTGA
- a CDS encoding tetratricopeptide repeat protein, giving the protein MPIPEEVTGDEIDKDVRQELQSLPKTLAEDVARNLVMVARLIDEDPEGAYGYSRVALRLASRVAAVREAAGFAAYASQKYSEALAEFRAARRMTGNVELWPVMADCERGLGRPEKALDMAGAPEVHKLDKAGQVEMRLVAAGARRDMDQLDAAIVTLQSPELASNSVQPWTARLRYAYADALLAAGRESEAREWFAKAVEADRDGSTDASDRLAELDGVEFTDALDEDGENDTADASDAVAVTDKADEPEAAPQHSGADDAENDENDENDESAVEAKNDEGVDKD; this is encoded by the coding sequence CTGCCGATCCCGGAGGAGGTCACCGGCGACGAGATCGACAAGGACGTACGGCAGGAGTTGCAGAGCCTGCCGAAGACGCTCGCCGAGGATGTCGCCAGGAACCTGGTGATGGTCGCCCGGCTGATCGACGAGGACCCGGAGGGCGCCTACGGCTACTCCAGGGTCGCGCTGCGGCTGGCGTCGCGTGTCGCGGCCGTGCGCGAGGCGGCCGGGTTCGCCGCGTACGCGAGCCAGAAGTACAGCGAGGCGCTGGCGGAGTTCCGGGCCGCGCGGCGGATGACCGGCAACGTGGAGCTGTGGCCCGTCATGGCGGACTGCGAGCGCGGGCTCGGCCGGCCGGAGAAGGCGCTGGACATGGCCGGTGCCCCCGAGGTGCACAAGCTCGACAAGGCCGGGCAGGTGGAGATGCGGCTCGTCGCGGCCGGTGCCCGGCGCGACATGGATCAGCTGGACGCGGCCATCGTGACGCTCCAGAGCCCCGAGCTGGCCTCGAACTCCGTCCAGCCGTGGACCGCCCGGCTGCGCTACGCCTACGCCGACGCGCTGCTGGCCGCCGGCCGGGAGTCCGAGGCGCGCGAGTGGTTCGCGAAGGCCGTCGAGGCCGACCGGGACGGCAGCACCGACGCGTCGGACCGCCTGGCCGAGCTGGACGGTGTGGAGTTCACCGACGCGCTCGACGAGGACGGCGAGAACGACACGGCCGACGCGTCGGACGCGGTCGCCGTGACGGACAAGGCCGACGAGCCCGAAGCCGCCCCGCAGCACAGCGGCGCCGACGACGCTGAGAACGACGAGAACGACGAGAACGACGAGAGCGCCGTCGAGGCCAAGAACGACGAAGGCGTCGACAAGGACTGA